The genome window ttaaaatgtttatatgtgAGGATTGTTTCATGCACATTTTGGACGCTGATCTCAGAAATGGTAAGTTTTTATTCATGGACTACAACCCACCTCCCCAgctttgtattattatttctttactCCATTAgacaaatgtgaataaaaagctattatcattaaaatatttCCAAAACATCCGATTTTGCAGAGAAATGGCTTGCATGAATAATCTCGTAATAATTACATGGTATATAATTAGACTTCTGGGATTGATATATCAATGTATAATGTTTCAACTGCTCAAGGTGAAGCGAGTTAGTCTATTtaataattttgtctttttacaaatatttatataatgtaagtttatgtttttgtaaaatcCTAATGCAAATACAAagtaatatgaaatattcaataactaatgaaagaaacatttacacTAATACCACGTAACTCTGAGTGTTATATCCAGTTATATTCATGCAAAGTAACATTTAGTGTAATATTAATTTATACTACTGcaaatcaacattttgtgtAATGTTAATGCAAAGTAAATGTAAGTGCCATAATAAATTACACTTTGCAGAGTAACATTTAGTGTAATATTGAATAACACAAATGCAAAGTTAAGTTTtgcattaacatttaataataCTAATGTAATGTGGCTAAAACTGTCATATAACTAAGGCCAAGTAACTAGTACAATATTTTCCTTTTAGATGTAATGGAAGATATTAAATGTTAGTACAAGTGTGTATACATGGAAAACTGTTCTTAAGTACAATGAGCTGATGAAGtcaccacacaacacacagctcgGTCTATGAGTATTACCCGCTCTTTGGTGTTCTAAAACTTGTATTAGGAATAAATGTAGGTAATGCCTTGTTCAGTCACAGTGATAAATGATCCCTCTAACATTTTGGTAAAAACTGGATGGTTTGTTGACATTCAGTGTTGGGCTAAATCTCTAATAGCGTTTGAGGGATAAATAGCACAGATCAACAGTTGGTGCTCAGTTCATCAAAACTCCACCAATAGATGATAGTGAATAATCTTGTACAAAATACAGACATCTTAATAAAAATGTCTCAAAGCTCACCTACCTGATTTGAATGCGTCAATGAATCGGCTCACCTTCACAGAAATGATGTGCCTGATCAAAGTCTGCCTGTAAAATCTTCACCTGTGTTCTGCTTGTTCAGCATTCTCTCTATGAGTTGTCACCCACGTTAATGGCTGGACATTTAACAGCAAacccattcaaatgaatgaGTCGTTGTAGAATAATCTTTGAAGCTtacatacagtaaaacaaaactcaaaaagaaaatcaaactttaTGTAAGATTTTACACGCTGACTTTTATCTCCAGTCAGGTGAATATGGTTAATATTTAATCTGAGACTCATATCAGTCAGATATCAAGTTCCTTTCACTTTCAGCCTAACTGTGTGAATAGCTGCTGTTTAACTCTGTACACAAAACTAACGGCAATGTAAATGATTACCAGTTATACAACATAATAGATTACTACATTAACGAACTGACCTGTCTTTCATACCGTAGATCACACCAtctcacagtgacacagaaacCCATAGAACATTACTAAGAATCTTGAAATAACGTTTCACATAGAAGgcagtctgtttattcagttacaagATACTGTATGTCATGTTCAGTTACTAAAATAACACCGACTGAAAGAAATGTGCAATCATTAGTAAAATATCAAGTAACAAgtgatatttatatatgtatatatgaatgGGATGTTTAATATCATATAAAGATAGGAAAAATATGCACAAGAGGAATAATCCTTTACTCACTTGtggttaacattgtgaaaggtTGTATTGTAACCCAAACTATACGTCCCCTAAGGCTAACCAAGTGTTACCTTTTAACTAAACctaacaaaacagcagcagaaaactgaaaatacaatgaaaataaatgaactcagagtaaaaataaaaagtggtAGGTGTTTGTTTCATCCAAACGCAACTCAAGCCcaacaaaatgaatgtaaactgAAGCACTGAGTTCATGTTATGCTGACACACagttgttaccatggttacggCTTGCCTGTTAATCTTCAGCTAgccaaaactaaataaatgtttgtcacCTAGAAAGTTACAAATCACCCCCAGTGTTACGTTCAAAGTGTGGTTATAATTATAACAAACCCCAGCATGTAACACACTTATTCACTACTTATAATCAACTGTTTGTACacagtatttattcatttttacagaatatttttcaccaaaacaactacaaagcaCAATGTCAtatcagcatttttgttttagcCAACTACAACTACATGGTAAAGTTCAAATTGAAAGTTCTTCTTGAAAGTGGGAATATTCCTCACTTTCCTTCATCTTTCTTCTCTAAATTCTGCTTCTTCTCGGTCATCCTGGTCAGAAGACCGTCTGCCTCTTCACTCTGCAGcactttctctgtgttcagctgcaaCTTCTCAAggtcttcctttttcctctccagcttccACTGAGCACTTAAcagcttttgtttctctctgaggAGTTCTTCTGTTGTCTCAgttgccttttctctctcgctctctgttaTTAACTTCTCCACTGACTGGATCTTCTCCTTgttgtcctccctctctctctccacgtCGTCCAGCTGCAGTTTGAACAGCTCCCTGTGGTTCTCCAGAAGCCTCCGCTGGCATAAAAACATGTTCAATTTGTACAATTCATTGTTTAGTTCTTCATCCGTCTTCTCTAGGTATTGAGGTTTGGCCTTTATCTCGTCtgaatcctgtttttttccttcttttgaaGAGGAATGTTGTAAAACGGAAGGAGAGAAGACAGTTAGTCATGGTCATAAAACTAGATAGAATGTTATAAATATTATCAAGCTTAACACTGGGTTGGTGCTTTACACTGAAACAT of Acanthopagrus latus isolate v.2019 chromosome 10, fAcaLat1.1, whole genome shotgun sequence contains these proteins:
- the LOC119026892 gene encoding uncharacterized protein LOC119026892 isoform X2; this translates as MARYILMAALFLIPLWKYEKMDPDTIQSQVKEKESEKALTNLTEQMKDTENLTEPQFQMNNTTQNQKDRLFFKPAFTALNLDTVFFLLLIHTCGADLVQSISTLSQHMWSIGVLAELAFSVILTVYGAYKWKRKKQDSDEIKAKPQYLEKTDEELNNELYKLNMFLCQRRLLENHRELFKLQLDDVEREREDNKEKIQSVEKLITESEREKATETTEELLREKQKLLSAQWKLERKKEDLEKLQLNTEKVLQSEEADGLLTRMTEKKQNLEKKDEGK
- the LOC119026892 gene encoding uncharacterized protein LOC119026892 isoform X1 gives rise to the protein MARYILMAALFLIPLWKYEKMDPDTIQSQVKEKESEKALTNLTEQMKDTENLTEPQFQMNNTTQNQKDRLFFKPAFTALNLDTVFFLLLIHTCGADLVQSISTLSQHMWSIGVLAELAFSVILTVYGAYKWKQGKKQDSDEIKAKPQYLEKTDEELNNELYKLNMFLCQRRLLENHRELFKLQLDDVEREREDNKEKIQSVEKLITESEREKATETTEELLREKQKLLSAQWKLERKKEDLEKLQLNTEKVLQSEEADGLLTRMTEKKQNLEKKDEGK